One Leptospira wolbachii serovar Codice str. CDC genomic region harbors:
- a CDS encoding enoyl-CoA hydratase/isomerase family protein, whose product MTPFAEIFHGDRILEIKMQSNEKNTFDFEAFVLFEQILKKHANNPNLRVLLFSSAQTQFFSNGIEPTLMYGKSESDVRKSVEQLLRTAQTYFHFPVPTIAVVNGHCMAAGAVFALFSDYRYMVDKGARIGFSEAIVGLNFPSIPTIVLQDLVGVKVTRDLLFTGKQIKGPEAKEIGLVDELFSAETLFGESLKFAESLAKLTNNSCRGMKTALREPYRNRMESLFQIDADLFTKVILSPDGQEGFLSLIEKRRPKFIT is encoded by the coding sequence ATGACTCCATTTGCAGAGATTTTTCATGGAGACCGCATCTTGGAAATCAAGATGCAGTCCAATGAAAAGAACACATTTGATTTTGAAGCTTTCGTCTTATTCGAACAAATCTTAAAAAAACACGCAAACAATCCTAATTTACGTGTTTTGCTTTTTTCATCCGCACAAACACAGTTTTTTTCCAACGGAATTGAACCCACACTTATGTATGGGAAGTCAGAGTCCGATGTTCGAAAGTCCGTGGAACAGTTGTTAAGAACAGCACAAACCTATTTTCATTTTCCTGTTCCTACCATTGCCGTGGTGAACGGACATTGTATGGCCGCAGGAGCTGTGTTTGCTCTCTTTTCTGACTATCGGTATATGGTGGACAAAGGAGCAAGGATCGGTTTTTCCGAAGCCATTGTTGGTTTAAACTTTCCTTCGATTCCTACAATCGTTTTGCAAGATTTGGTTGGTGTTAAGGTCACTCGTGATCTTTTATTTACTGGTAAACAAATCAAAGGTCCGGAAGCAAAAGAAATCGGTCTTGTCGATGAGTTATTTAGCGCTGAAACATTGTTTGGTGAATCATTAAAATTTGCTGAATCACTTGCAAAACTCACGAACAATTCTTGCCGGGGAATGAAAACTGCCTTAAGAGAACCCTACCGTAACCGAATGGAATCTCTCTTTCAAATCGATGCAGATCTTTTTACAAAAGTCATTTTATCTCCCGATGGACAGGAAGGATTTTTGTCCCTCATTGAAAAACGTAGACCCAAGTTCATTACTTAA
- a CDS encoding AMP-dependent synthetase/ligase, whose protein sequence is MANNLAEVYKESAEKFGPRPAFWYKNAQKDYQALTYKELYEDGLALAEALIDLGVKAREHIGVLADNRMEWIIADCAVLTAGAANVPRGSDITDSEIVYILNHSEAKIVFVENDKVYEKYKNNKSQVKSVKTVIIMDKDTKLKSGAGILHFYDLLEKGRDMRAKGKREAEKRMAGIKPDDLYTLIYTSGTTGMPKGVMLMHSNMIHQMHYVVPRVAKVSPDDRMLSILPVWHIFERVVEYFAIINGGATYYTKVTELRNDIQKARPTFMASAPRVWESIYNGIYTRINDPKQTPPVRRFLFKVAYFFSKHYHAAIRFLKGWEVDYEGRNIFQSLGLSVISIVKLLLTGPFTVTILAILAAQFGLPEDSAFKTPLYVIAGLGALFNSFTLDRIVLSKIRQATGGHLRATLSGGGALQKHVDAFFMDIGITVLEGYGMTETGPVISARTFDRPVMGSVGDIVPLSQVQIRDDAGNVLCHIDDKRNIIFGKLGVKGVVHIKGPQVMKGYYKNPETTKKTIVDNWLNTGDIGMINFKKTLTLTGRAKDTIVLLGGENVEPVPIENKIDESTYIKQSMIVGQDQKVLGAIIVPDFDALIPWAEENGISEKNPDKLITNPRIVDFYKKEVRNFNSVKTGFKNFEQVQYVTLITKPFEVGDELTNLMKMKRHVITEKYKDRILELYKNS, encoded by the coding sequence ATGGCAAATAACCTAGCAGAAGTTTATAAGGAATCCGCAGAAAAATTCGGTCCAAGACCCGCATTCTGGTATAAGAATGCTCAAAAGGATTACCAAGCCCTCACTTACAAGGAACTCTATGAAGATGGGCTCGCACTTGCAGAAGCCCTCATTGATTTAGGAGTTAAGGCTAGAGAACACATCGGAGTTCTAGCTGACAACCGTATGGAATGGATCATCGCCGATTGTGCGGTGTTAACTGCTGGTGCTGCCAACGTTCCACGGGGTTCTGATATCACAGATTCAGAAATTGTTTATATTTTGAACCATTCGGAAGCTAAGATTGTTTTCGTTGAAAATGATAAAGTTTACGAAAAATACAAAAACAACAAATCCCAAGTGAAGTCGGTAAAAACCGTCATCATTATGGACAAAGACACCAAACTTAAATCAGGTGCTGGAATTCTTCATTTTTATGATCTCCTAGAAAAAGGGAGAGATATGCGTGCCAAAGGAAAACGAGAGGCAGAGAAACGAATGGCCGGAATCAAACCGGACGATTTGTACACTCTTATTTATACTTCTGGAACCACAGGAATGCCAAAAGGCGTTATGCTTATGCATTCCAATATGATTCACCAGATGCACTATGTAGTTCCTCGTGTTGCCAAAGTATCACCTGACGACCGTATGTTGTCTATTCTTCCTGTTTGGCATATCTTTGAACGTGTTGTTGAATACTTCGCTATCATCAACGGTGGTGCTACTTATTATACAAAAGTAACGGAACTTCGTAACGACATCCAAAAAGCAAGACCAACCTTTATGGCTTCGGCTCCACGTGTTTGGGAAAGTATTTACAATGGGATTTACACTCGTATTAACGATCCAAAACAAACTCCTCCTGTGAGAAGATTTTTATTCAAAGTGGCTTACTTCTTTTCAAAACACTACCATGCTGCCATTCGTTTTCTAAAAGGTTGGGAAGTTGATTATGAAGGAAGAAACATTTTCCAATCCTTAGGATTGTCTGTTATTTCTATCGTTAAGCTTTTGTTAACTGGTCCGTTCACTGTGACCATTCTTGCCATTTTGGCAGCGCAGTTTGGATTACCAGAGGACAGTGCCTTCAAAACTCCACTCTATGTGATTGCGGGGTTAGGAGCTCTTTTTAACTCTTTTACTTTGGATCGCATCGTACTTTCCAAAATCCGCCAAGCAACTGGTGGGCATTTACGTGCCACTTTATCGGGGGGTGGGGCTCTTCAAAAACATGTGGATGCCTTCTTTATGGATATCGGGATTACGGTTCTGGAAGGATACGGAATGACAGAAACAGGTCCCGTGATTTCTGCTCGAACCTTCGACAGACCAGTGATGGGATCTGTGGGTGATATTGTTCCTCTCAGCCAGGTGCAAATTCGCGATGATGCAGGAAATGTCCTTTGTCATATCGACGACAAAAGAAATATCATCTTTGGTAAATTAGGTGTGAAAGGTGTAGTTCACATCAAGGGACCTCAGGTAATGAAAGGATATTACAAAAATCCAGAAACTACCAAAAAGACCATTGTGGACAATTGGCTCAATACCGGTGACATCGGGATGATTAACTTCAAAAAAACTCTGACTCTTACAGGTCGTGCGAAGGATACCATCGTTCTTCTTGGTGGAGAAAACGTAGAGCCAGTTCCTATCGAAAACAAAATCGATGAATCAACTTACATCAAACAGTCGATGATTGTGGGCCAAGACCAAAAAGTTCTCGGTGCCATCATTGTTCCTGACTTTGATGCTCTGATCCCTTGGGCAGAGGAAAATGGAATCTCTGAAAAAAATCCTGATAAACTAATTACCAATCCTAGGATTGTGGATTTTTACAAAAAGGAAGTTCGTAATTTTAACAGTGTTAAAACCGGTTTCAAAAACTTCGAGCAGGTGCAATACGTAACACTCATTACAAAACCGTTTGAGGTGGGTGATGAGCTGACTAACCTAATGAAGATGAAACGACACGTGATTACGGAAAAATACAAAGACAGAATTTTGGAACTCTACAAAAACAGTTAA
- a CDS encoding MutS-related protein, producing MQIQYAKKTHTFVLEEIARLRGEFKKLKTRELWEYPEAVRNHPLSIDLDLCTKQGFLGIYDTTITEIGFQTYLKRFLQEPIEEPKLDSDPNEIKKILNQPFRAFHLLRKFLVPESETNEKFHLPSVSSEQSFWKKRRFLKYIFPIWGILSPIYLVLGLLFDLPLIPLLLLTNGLLFLSYRNDSLKQWKEIKTLSSGAGRFEKTFVYLTKDRKTTKQMIGRISSLGDSSELLISPLPHLILNILCLWDLWKIKSLEKWKLKFENLWNDLQILILKTDAELPFVNFGFLFPEANFAISSPAGNLGAKSLVHPLLPKESRVFNPLTKMLPGDLMIVTGSNMSGKTTYLRSIAMSLLLAGAGAPVLGSEFEFPEFQIHTLIRSQDSMEDGVSFFYSEVRRLSSIIQTADNHKKVPILFLDEILKGTNSKERYIATREILSVLREKQTIVFLTTHDLKLAEIPWAKRFHFTELEVDGQMDFDYKIRDGVSGSTNALKILKKAGIPIRSEEE from the coding sequence ATACAGATCCAATATGCAAAAAAAACACATACATTTGTTTTAGAAGAAATCGCAAGACTGCGCGGGGAATTTAAAAAATTAAAAACAAGAGAACTTTGGGAATATCCGGAAGCCGTACGGAATCACCCTCTTTCAATAGATTTAGATCTTTGCACCAAACAAGGATTTCTCGGAATTTATGATACCACCATCACAGAAATTGGGTTCCAAACTTATCTCAAACGTTTTTTGCAAGAACCAATTGAGGAACCAAAACTAGATTCTGATCCAAATGAGATAAAAAAAATTTTGAATCAACCTTTTCGTGCCTTCCATTTGCTTCGAAAGTTTTTAGTTCCCGAATCAGAAACGAATGAAAAATTTCATCTACCTAGCGTTAGTTCAGAGCAGTCTTTTTGGAAAAAAAGAAGGTTTTTAAAGTATATTTTCCCGATTTGGGGGATACTCTCTCCGATTTATTTAGTTCTGGGATTGTTATTTGATCTGCCACTCATCCCTTTACTTCTCCTGACCAATGGACTATTATTTTTGAGTTACAGAAATGACTCTTTAAAACAATGGAAAGAAATTAAAACTTTGTCTTCTGGGGCAGGAAGATTTGAAAAAACTTTTGTTTATTTGACAAAAGATCGGAAGACCACCAAACAAATGATTGGTCGTATATCTTCGTTGGGAGATTCTTCTGAATTACTCATCTCTCCCCTCCCTCACCTCATTCTCAATATTTTATGTTTATGGGATCTATGGAAAATTAAATCCCTCGAGAAATGGAAACTAAAGTTTGAAAATCTTTGGAATGATCTGCAGATTCTCATCTTAAAAACAGATGCAGAACTTCCCTTTGTGAATTTTGGATTTTTGTTTCCTGAAGCAAACTTTGCGATCTCATCTCCAGCGGGAAATTTGGGGGCGAAGAGTTTGGTCCATCCTTTACTTCCGAAGGAAAGCCGCGTGTTCAATCCACTCACCAAAATGTTACCTGGGGATTTAATGATTGTGACCGGGTCGAATATGAGTGGAAAAACAACCTACCTTAGATCTATCGCCATGTCATTGTTACTTGCCGGAGCAGGTGCACCTGTGCTTGGTTCGGAATTTGAATTTCCAGAGTTCCAAATCCATACACTGATTCGGTCGCAAGATTCGATGGAAGATGGTGTTTCCTTTTTTTATAGTGAAGTGAGGCGATTGTCTTCCATCATCCAAACGGCGGACAACCATAAGAAGGTTCCTATTTTATTTTTGGACGAAATTTTAAAGGGAACAAATTCCAAAGAACGTTACATCGCAACCCGAGAAATTCTCTCTGTTCTAAGGGAAAAACAAACTATTGTATTTCTTACTACGCATGATCTAAAACTAGCAGAAATCCCTTGGGCCAAACGATTCCATTTCACCGAACTGGAAGTAGATGGACAAATGGATTTTGATTATAAAATCCGAGATGGAGTGTCCGGTTCTACAAATGCCCTCAAAATTTTGAAAAAAGCAGGAATTCCAATACGAAGTGAAGAGGAATAA
- a CDS encoding AsmA family protein → MNLSIRDKIKGVVGKILLTLIFVVSMTMFFILYPLLADPDYYKKLILDTTNQLTGLQVDYQSSEPVFFPFPGIELAEVTVSKNNDELIQVHKLRIEVYYGVFVGQPLEIKKVYLNTGTVEIAREKDESFPIFERILSNTESSTKETKETIEEVVQSETKYYFSKIFANFVNQIEIKNITILFEDKLYARNIRLYLWESTFQLDRDLRNLDVYVYGKLNGEPISFSTNVLFVTDEMSYESARLEGEFSFQNLKGSDLHDILIIFTNGDLRFAKTTGNISFYKRDDAKIYATVDRMHIRDLALKDGKTFADGHVSTIMNYDIREDKLSFANVVVDWKGKSKLNGSGYVNFLKPPLSPTISFEGTSDYLDVPSIIKVIKIWVDPDFEKSILTRDIPSTGYVNRMNVYLTFNLRNLNAADFHADSLKLNIHYAKRKLNITKYELKAYEGIAVGTGHYLWGNNAGLEIKGNVKNLSVAPILSDLFKISPITGSLDSEFVLSSPADTEDALISNLSVTGNINANHGELLSYTNILKPISSIGSVINLKKIDFSRATPYNELKFDFHYAKETIEVMNFTLKADGIAGSGGGKIGFNKNIDMKFTVGFPGVAGRALKLPIIYRGTYGVSAPFIDPIWLGSVYAGTIFLASPAGAAVGGIAGSAMSDYVNKAVDNVSGGVQKGWKGIKSLFGGKEEEDKEK, encoded by the coding sequence ATGAACTTAAGCATTCGAGACAAAATCAAAGGAGTTGTCGGTAAAATCCTGCTGACTCTGATTTTTGTCGTCTCTATGACTATGTTTTTTATTCTGTATCCACTATTAGCAGATCCAGATTACTATAAAAAACTTATTCTCGACACGACAAACCAACTAACGGGCCTACAGGTGGACTACCAGTCTTCAGAACCTGTATTTTTTCCATTTCCAGGAATTGAATTGGCCGAGGTAACAGTATCCAAAAATAATGATGAGTTGATTCAAGTCCACAAACTTAGGATTGAAGTCTATTATGGAGTTTTTGTTGGACAACCTTTAGAAATAAAAAAGGTCTATCTCAATACGGGTACAGTGGAAATCGCTCGTGAAAAGGACGAATCGTTTCCAATTTTTGAAAGAATCCTTTCTAACACTGAGTCCTCTACTAAAGAAACAAAAGAGACCATTGAAGAAGTTGTTCAATCTGAAACAAAGTATTACTTCTCAAAGATCTTTGCAAACTTTGTAAATCAAATTGAAATTAAAAACATTACCATTCTTTTTGAAGATAAACTGTACGCTCGCAATATCAGGTTGTATCTTTGGGAAAGCACGTTTCAGTTAGATCGTGACTTGCGTAACTTAGATGTCTATGTTTATGGTAAACTAAATGGTGAACCCATTTCATTTAGTACAAATGTATTATTTGTTACAGATGAAATGAGTTATGAATCTGCACGTTTAGAAGGCGAATTTTCATTTCAAAATTTAAAAGGATCAGATCTTCACGATATATTGATCATTTTTACAAATGGAGATTTGCGATTTGCTAAAACTACGGGTAACATTTCTTTTTATAAGCGAGATGATGCAAAAATATATGCAACTGTGGATCGAATGCATATTCGTGATTTGGCGCTGAAAGATGGTAAAACTTTTGCAGATGGGCATGTCTCAACAATCATGAATTATGATATTCGTGAGGATAAATTATCCTTTGCCAACGTTGTTGTTGATTGGAAAGGAAAGTCCAAGTTAAACGGATCGGGGTATGTTAACTTTTTAAAACCGCCTTTATCACCAACAATATCTTTTGAAGGAACTTCGGATTATTTAGATGTTCCCAGTATCATCAAAGTCATCAAAATTTGGGTGGATCCTGATTTCGAAAAATCTATTCTCACAAGAGACATACCAAGCACTGGTTATGTGAACCGAATGAATGTGTATTTGACTTTTAATTTAAGAAATCTAAATGCTGCAGATTTTCATGCTGATTCCCTAAAACTAAATATTCACTATGCAAAGAGAAAATTAAATATTACAAAATATGAATTAAAGGCTTATGAAGGAATTGCAGTTGGTACAGGGCATTATCTTTGGGGAAATAATGCGGGTCTTGAAATCAAAGGAAATGTTAAAAATTTGAGTGTGGCACCTATCCTTTCCGATCTTTTTAAAATTTCACCCATCACAGGTAGTTTGGATTCCGAATTTGTTTTGTCGTCACCTGCGGATACTGAAGATGCTCTCATTTCCAATCTATCTGTCACAGGAAATATCAATGCAAATCATGGAGAATTATTAAGTTATACAAACATTTTAAAACCTATCAGTTCGATCGGTAGCGTAATCAATTTAAAAAAAATAGATTTCAGTAGAGCTACTCCATATAACGAACTAAAGTTTGATTTTCATTATGCAAAGGAAACCATTGAAGTAATGAATTTTACATTGAAAGCAGATGGAATCGCAGGTTCAGGCGGTGGGAAGATTGGATTCAATAAAAATATCGATATGAAATTCACGGTTGGATTCCCTGGAGTGGCGGGTAGAGCGTTAAAACTTCCCATCATCTACCGTGGAACCTATGGAGTTTCGGCCCCATTCATCGATCCCATCTGGCTTGGTTCTGTATACGCAGGCACAATCTTTCTTGCAAGTCCAGCGGGAGCTGCTGTTGGTGGGATCGCAGGCTCAGCAATGTCTGACTATGTAAATAAAGCTGTTGATAATGTATCTGGCGGTGTTCAAAAAGGTTGGAAGGGAATTAAATCTTTGTTTGGCGGGAAGGAAGAGGAAGATAAGGAAAAATAA
- a CDS encoding ABC transporter ATP-binding protein, giving the protein MLNVKDLVVSYKQSQTLSFSSKRLVAVEGVSFSIPQGKILGLVGESGCGKSTIGRAILSLLPFDSGSIQFEDQEIKNIPKEKLKALKRKIQVVFQDPYSSLNPRFTIEEIITEGLQIHFPNLSLSEKKEKAIQALAEVNLPADILHRYPHEFSGGQRQRIAIARALILEPSLVVCDEAVSALDISTQAQVINNILLLREKYGLSYLFISHDLNIVKHVSDRIAVMYLGQIVEECSRDEITKAPLHPYTKALFSASFDLKDRTKVSQPLIGEIPSLMNKPRGCRFHTRCPIVQDICKTEEPVESFPTQTRRVKCHFPLK; this is encoded by the coding sequence GTGCTTAATGTAAAAGACTTAGTTGTTTCGTATAAACAATCACAAACGCTATCTTTCTCTTCCAAACGACTGGTCGCTGTTGAGGGAGTAAGTTTTTCCATACCTCAAGGAAAAATTTTGGGACTTGTGGGTGAATCCGGATGTGGTAAGTCAACAATCGGCAGAGCCATTTTATCCTTATTGCCATTTGATTCTGGCTCCATCCAGTTTGAAGATCAGGAAATTAAAAATATTCCTAAAGAAAAACTAAAAGCACTCAAACGAAAAATCCAGGTGGTTTTTCAAGATCCTTATTCTTCACTGAACCCACGTTTTACGATTGAAGAAATCATCACAGAGGGCCTGCAGATTCATTTTCCGAATCTGTCTTTGTCGGAAAAAAAAGAAAAAGCAATTCAGGCACTTGCCGAAGTCAACTTACCGGCCGATATTTTGCATCGTTATCCCCATGAATTTAGCGGGGGCCAAAGACAAAGGATTGCCATTGCTCGTGCCTTGATTTTAGAACCAAGTCTTGTCGTTTGTGATGAAGCAGTTTCTGCTTTAGATATTTCCACCCAAGCACAAGTAATTAATAATATTTTGTTATTACGTGAGAAATATGGCCTATCTTATTTGTTTATATCTCATGACTTGAACATTGTAAAACACGTATCGGATCGAATCGCTGTCATGTATTTAGGACAAATTGTAGAAGAATGTAGTCGTGATGAGATCACTAAAGCACCATTACATCCTTATACAAAGGCATTATTCTCTGCCAGTTTTGATTTAAAAGATCGAACAAAAGTTTCTCAGCCATTAATAGGCGAAATTCCTAGTTTGATGAATAAACCTCGCGGCTGTAGGTTCCATACAAGATGTCCAATTGTTCAAGATATTTGTAAAACGGAAGAACCTGTGGAAAGTTTTCCTACACAAACACGTAGAGTAAAATGTCATTTCCCTTTAAAGTAA
- a CDS encoding ABC transporter ATP-binding protein has protein sequence MKEITKAIEVKDLSIQIKTDDGILPIVDNVDFYLSKGETLALVGESGCGKSITSLALTKLLPSNTTLYPTGSILFEDKNLLQMSADHLMTVRGRKISYVFQEPFSALNPLHKIGAQLTEGFLLHGLGSKIQAEEKAIYLLERVGITDARLRLGQYPNQFSGGMLQRVCIAMALMCDPQILIADEPTSAIDVTIQLQLIELLKELRKENGMSVLFISHDIGLVSHIADRIAVMYAGMIIEQGSVSEVIDNPKHPYTQALISAYPTHENIGKKLVTIEGIVPSPKSYPTGCRFHTRCNEKLPICHQAIPKPVSISENQSVECFLYGGKESA, from the coding sequence ATGAAAGAAATTACAAAAGCCATTGAAGTCAAAGATCTTTCTATCCAAATCAAAACTGATGATGGGATTTTACCGATTGTAGACAATGTTGATTTTTATTTGTCAAAAGGTGAGACTCTCGCTCTTGTTGGGGAGTCCGGTTGTGGGAAGTCTATCACTAGTTTGGCGCTCACAAAGTTGTTACCATCCAATACAACATTGTATCCGACGGGCTCGATTTTATTTGAAGATAAGAACTTGTTACAAATGTCAGCAGATCACCTGATGACGGTTAGAGGAAGAAAGATTTCCTATGTATTTCAAGAACCGTTTTCAGCCCTGAACCCACTTCACAAAATTGGAGCCCAACTCACCGAAGGTTTTTTATTACATGGTCTTGGTTCGAAAATTCAAGCAGAAGAGAAGGCTATCTATTTATTAGAAAGAGTAGGAATTACCGATGCAAGACTTAGGCTTGGGCAGTATCCAAATCAATTCTCTGGTGGGATGTTACAAAGAGTATGTATTGCAATGGCACTGATGTGTGATCCTCAAATTTTAATCGCAGATGAACCTACAAGTGCCATTGATGTCACCATCCAATTGCAATTGATTGAACTCTTGAAAGAATTGCGGAAAGAAAATGGAATGTCGGTCCTTTTTATTTCCCATGATATCGGCCTCGTGAGCCATATTGCCGATCGAATTGCTGTTATGTATGCGGGAATGATCATTGAACAAGGAAGCGTTAGTGAGGTCATTGATAACCCAAAACATCCGTATACACAAGCCTTGATTTCTGCTTATCCGACTCATGAAAACATTGGAAAAAAATTAGTTACTATTGAAGGGATTGTACCTTCTCCCAAATCTTATCCCACAGGATGTCGATTCCACACACGTTGTAACGAAAAACTTCCTATTTGTCATCAGGCTATTCCGAAGCCAGTATCTATATCGGAGAACCAATCTGTAGAATGTTTTTTATATGGAGGAAAGGAAAGTGCTTAA
- a CDS encoding ABC transporter permease subunit, whose product MNFISNPANIRKWEKFKKNKRAYYSMLILFYTYVLSLFSPLLINNKPLFILYEGAVAFPIFSFYPETKFGGLNLTEPNYKKLSKESRFVGSSNYMLFPPVPFGVNEDNLESLEEGTNPPSKPSFRHWMGTDDRGRDVFTRIIYGYRLAMTFSLILIIVEILLASFIGGIQGYFMGRLDLFLQRIIEILSAIPFLYLILIMGSFFGRGFMVLIVTYGSLSWIGLSYYMRGEFLKLRKQQFVDAAKTLGASSLSIIMRHLLPNSITPLVTFLPFILISAISVLSALDFLGYGIPAPNPSWGELIGQGRERLTAWWLITFPSVALFLTILFSAFVGEGLRDAFDPKDKVAYE is encoded by the coding sequence ATGAATTTTATTTCAAACCCGGCAAACATTCGTAAGTGGGAAAAGTTTAAAAAGAATAAACGTGCTTATTATTCGATGTTAATTCTTTTTTATACTTATGTTTTATCTCTTTTTTCCCCACTTCTTATCAATAACAAACCATTGTTTATTTTGTATGAAGGGGCGGTAGCTTTTCCGATTTTTAGTTTCTATCCAGAAACAAAGTTCGGCGGACTTAATTTAACAGAACCCAATTATAAAAAACTCAGTAAAGAATCCAGGTTTGTTGGTTCATCCAATTATATGCTTTTTCCTCCTGTCCCGTTTGGAGTCAATGAAGACAACTTGGAAAGTTTAGAGGAGGGAACAAATCCTCCTTCTAAACCCAGCTTTCGTCATTGGATGGGAACAGATGACAGGGGAAGGGACGTGTTTACTCGCATCATATATGGATATCGGTTGGCGATGACTTTTAGTTTGATCCTTATCATTGTTGAAATCTTACTCGCTTCCTTTATTGGTGGGATCCAAGGATATTTTATGGGGCGATTAGATTTATTTTTACAAAGGATTATAGAAATCTTATCTGCGATTCCATTTTTATATCTGATTTTGATTATGGGTTCATTTTTTGGACGAGGCTTTATGGTGCTTATTGTTACTTATGGTTCTTTAAGTTGGATTGGTCTTAGTTATTATATGCGTGGTGAGTTTTTAAAACTCCGCAAACAGCAGTTTGTTGATGCTGCAAAAACTTTGGGAGCTTCTTCGCTTTCGATTATAATGCGTCATTTATTACCCAATTCCATTACTCCTCTTGTTACTTTTTTACCTTTTATTCTAATATCTGCGATCTCTGTTCTTTCCGCCCTTGACTTTTTGGGTTATGGAATCCCTGCCCCCAATCCTTCCTGGGGAGAGTTGATTGGACAAGGAAGAGAAAGGCTTACTGCTTGGTGGTTGATTACCTTTCCATCGGTTGCTTTGTTTCTAACCATTTTATTTTCTGCATTTGTGGGTGAAGGACTTCGGGATGCATTTGATCCCAAAGATAAGGTGGCTTACGAATGA
- a CDS encoding ABC transporter permease subunit: protein MWKYFLKRFLLIFPTLLGITFLVFLISHFAPGGPLNSEIAKLKGTGNLAGASTKQISQEEIELIKQRLHLDKPAPIAYLLWLKQIVQFDLGESRLHSRKVSELIVEKLPVSLFFGLSGFFLTYLICIPLGIQKALKEGSRFDFISSFIIFFTYSLPVFAFAMLLLYLFASGEVFSFFPLGHEVSDFYEDLSFWGKVNDRLAHMFLPVICYVVGSFAVLTLLMKNSLLDQIAKEYVRTAVSKGLSFSDSIFRHAFRNSLIPIATGFGSNLTLIFSGSLFIELVFNIDGMGLLSFEAVRERDTDLMMGLLLAQSFLGLIGKIVSDFCYILIDPRIDFE from the coding sequence ATGTGGAAATATTTTCTAAAACGCTTTTTACTCATCTTTCCTACCCTACTTGGAATCACATTCCTTGTTTTTTTGATCTCGCATTTTGCGCCAGGTGGTCCACTCAATAGCGAGATTGCAAAACTAAAGGGTACGGGAAATTTAGCTGGAGCCTCTACCAAACAAATTTCGCAGGAAGAAATTGAACTCATCAAACAAAGGCTACATTTAGACAAACCGGCACCAATCGCCTATTTACTGTGGCTGAAACAAATTGTTCAGTTTGATTTAGGGGAGTCTAGGTTGCACTCTCGTAAGGTATCAGAACTCATTGTAGAAAAACTTCCTGTATCACTTTTTTTTGGACTCTCTGGTTTCTTTTTAACTTATTTGATTTGTATCCCTCTTGGAATTCAGAAGGCATTAAAGGAAGGAAGTCGATTTGATTTCATTTCTAGTTTTATTATTTTTTTCACCTATTCACTACCTGTTTTCGCCTTTGCCATGTTACTTTTATATTTATTTGCATCGGGAGAAGTGTTTTCCTTTTTTCCTTTGGGACACGAGGTATCTGACTTTTATGAAGATTTGAGTTTTTGGGGGAAAGTAAACGATCGACTCGCCCACATGTTCTTACCTGTGATCTGTTATGTGGTGGGAAGTTTTGCTGTCCTCACTCTACTCATGAAAAATAGTTTGTTAGATCAAATTGCTAAAGAATATGTTCGCACAGCTGTATCCAAAGGTCTTAGTTTTTCCGATTCAATTTTTCGTCATGCATTTCGAAATTCACTGATTCCGATTGCCACTGGTTTCGGAAGTAACTTAACTTTGATTTTTTCGGGTTCTTTGTTTATTGAGTTAGTCTTCAATATCGATGGAATGGGTCTCTTAAGTTTTGAAGCGGTAAGAGAACGGGACACAGATCTGATGATGGGTTTACTCCTAGCTCAAAGTTTTTTAGGGCTTATTGGAAAGATTGTCTCCGATTTCTGTTATATACTGATAGATCCTAGGATTGATTTCGAATGA